From Bradyrhizobium erythrophlei:
CCGCGTCTGCTGCTGCTCGACGAAGTGACGGAAGGGCTGCAGCCGTCGGTGGTGGATCGGCTCGCCGAAGTGCTGGCCGCGACGCGGCGCGATCGCGGCACGGCGATGCTGGTGGTCGAGCAGCATCTGTCCTTTGTGCTCGGGCTTGCGGACCGCTTTGCCGTGCTCAAGCGCGGCGAAGTGGTGGATACCGGGTCGGTCGATGCCGGTTCAGCCGCGCGGATCGATGAACATATGCGGTTATGAGCGGGAGGATAAAAAAATCGGATGCCTCGGGCGTACCCGAGGGAATCCGAAAGGCTGAAAGCGGTTGAATCCGGGAATGGAACATCCGCATGCGTCATAAAAGGCTGATTCAAAACCGGGGTCTTTGAGCTGGATCAATCGCCAACGCCGCGCATTGGCGGCGCGATCGGCGTCAGCATCCGGGCGGTCAGGCCTGCCGCAGCAACGTTTCGATCTTGAAGTGCTTCCTGGCATAGGCGACGATCTCGCGATCGCTGGGATGGTCGACTGCTTCCACCGCGACGATCCGCTCGCCGATCTTCGGGTGCTGCTCGCGCAGATATTTGGCAAGTTCAGTCTTGGCGCCGGCCGGGCCGATGATCAGGATTTCGCCGGCGTCGCTGACCGCGTTCATCACCTGCGCGAAGAACTCCTTGGCATGGCCGCTGCGAATTGAATTGGCCTTGTGGTGAATGTGTCGGGTGGCCAGATGGGGATGCAGGTCAATCTCGTCCTGGCCCGACAGTCCGATATGGAAAACCTTGGCCTGCGAATGGTCGATCCAGACAATCGCATGGAAGTGGGTCGGCATGGTCAGTGTCCTTCTTCAGCTGCGATCTAGCGGCGTCACGCCCGGTTCAACCGGACGCGTGAGCGTCAACGTTTTACCGGATAGGAGTACCGCGGGCGCGCATCGGCCGATTGATATGGGTCAATCCGACGCTCCGATGTCGGAGCGGCTTAAGTGGGCTCGGATCGGCGTAGGCGCAAGAAAGGCGCGGCCGCCCGGTCGCTAATCCTCGGCTTCCGGTTTGCCGCCGCGGCCGAGCGCAAATTGGCCGACCGGGCCCTCGACGTGGAAATCGATTCCGGTCATCTTTTCGAACAGATCGATATTATTGGTGCCGATCGCGCAGCCGCCGAGGCCCATGTCGGTCGCCATCAAATAGAACGTCTGCAGCAAGACGCCGACATCCTTCAGGATCAGCGAATAGGCCACGGAGCTGTACTTCCAGGATACCCGGCCAAAGCGCGCGGCGATCGTGATCAGGACCTGGGGCGCGGCAGGCGCGCCCATGGCAAATTCGGCTCCCGCCAGCAGCGCGTCGAGTTCCGGTGCGCGTACGGTGATCGGCACCAGCGCGTGCCGGTCGGCGTCGTAGTGGTAGAAGCCGCGCGCAAGCCCCGCACAATTGGCAACGGCGAGATAGAGCTCGAGTTCGTAGGCGCCGCCTCCGGCCGGATAGGGCCTCGCAGCGTATTCAACCATGGGACCGCCGTCGCCGAGGTCGGCCCTGCTTTTCCATTTCGAGTGGATTCGCGCCGTGGCGGCGAGAAAACGCGCAAGCTCGTCGAGCGTGATCGGCTGCGGGTCGTCGAAATCCCGTATCGAGTGACGCTCATGCAGAAGCCTGGCGAACGGCGAGACGGTCTCCGACGGCACGTCCGAAAGTTCGCGCAGATCGATTGTCTTTCCCGGCCAGCGCGGTCGCACCGCCGGTGGCGGCGGGATCAGGCCCGCGTAGGGATAAAGGCCGCCGAGCGGATTGGCCTGCCGGCCTTCCGTCGAGTGGGTGTGAAACAGCAGATCGTGAAAGTCCCAGAGCACGAGGTTGTCGTCGCCCTCGGCGGGCCGAAGGCCATCGGAGTGGGCGGCGTCGAGCTTGAAAAGGATCTGGCAGTCGACCAGGAGGCCGAGCAACTCCATACCGGGAAAACTGTCCTGCCGCCGCAACCGGCTGATCTTTTGCGGGGTGGCGAGGGTAGCAAGGATGCCAGCGATCTGGGGATCGCCAATCCTGAACAACGCGCCGGCGCGCGGCGATTCCAGCACCATCTCGTTGCCGCGTCGTCGCAGATACGCAAAGCGCGACAGCACGACGGTCTCGGTCGCGGCGAGTTTTGCAATTTTCGGCCAGTAATCGGGAAGCTGCGGCTCAATGACGACCTGATCCCTGTCGCCGCGCAAGTCCCCGAGGCGGTATTCGACCAGACCGCTCCGCGCCAGGCGGCGGACCAGGAGATCGATCTCCTTGTCGATCGCGCTGCCGCCAGGCTCAAACGAACCAAGCGGCAGACCGGCGCGCAGATCCTGCGCTCGCTTCGCCGCAGCAGCGCTGAATTTTCCGAAGCTGATGGAATGGTCATCGAAGCGGCCGAGGATGGTGCCGTCCGCCCGGGGCTCCAGCCGGATGTGGCCGCTGAGCCGGGCGAAAATGGCTGGCCGCGCGGTCCGCTGGCGTTTCTTCTTCGCGGGAGCGCGCAAGGCTTCAGCCTTCAGGTGTGCGGCAGGAACGACGTGAGTTCGTTTTCCGGCAGCGGTCGGTCCAACAGTCCGAGCTTGATCGGAACATCGTAAAGCCGTCCCGGCGCGAAGCGACGATAGAAATGCCGCAAGCCCGGCACGATGACCCTGACGACGTTGACGCCGACGTCGGGCCGCGTCTGGTTGAGAACGAGGAAATCGTGGCCGGCGCGCGCGGCGATCCCGACGCAGGCGTCGACCTGCTCGCGCGTGTTGTGGAGCGGCACGGGCTTGTTTGTCTCGAGCTGGATCGGCTTGCCGCCCGGAATCAGGAACGGATGTTCGCTCAGCCGCAACGGATTGATGCCGTCGAGGCTTGCTTTCTCGCCGGTTCCGCCGCCCATCAGGCCGATCGACAGGAACTGGTTCAGTTCCGTCAGCGCGCGCAGTAACGCAATGCGCTTGTCGAAATGCGCGCCGGAGCCGAACTCGATATTTTCCTGGCCGTTCTGCATCCAGTGCAGGATCGCCACATAGGTGGGAACGCCGAGGTCGCTGGTGATGTCGAGCACCCAGAGCTTTCGGCCGGTTTCGGCAAGCTGGGTCTGCAGATCGCGAACGTAGGAATCGTCGAACTGGCTGAGGTCCACTTCCGTCCGCTGTGATCGGTTGTACCACCAGATCGCATAGGAATCCCGCTCCACCAGCTCGAGAAAGCCCTGGACGATGGCTTCCTCCAGCGTGTTGCCGGCGGCGCAGCCGTTGGAATCCGCCTGGAAGGCGGCGGGGCCGCCATAGAAGAAATAGAGCAGGCTGGTCGGAAGATATTTGAAGCGCTGGTCGCGCAACGACCACACCGGCGACCATTCGATCCTGGCGGCGGGATCGAATGGCGGCGGGGCCAGTTGCGTCTCATGCGAATCCTCACTCGACGTTTGGTCGGCCACCGTCTGCGCGTCGCTGAAGAGGAGGACGTCGTTGGGAAGGATGGCATCGCCCGGCGGGAAATCCGTAAACCGCCGCGTCATCCTGATTTCGTCGCCCTGGAAAATCCCGGAATAGCGTTCGATCGCCTCCATCAGCGCGCTGGCTTCGCCCTGTTCGGCGGTAGAGCCTTTGCCGAAGCTGCCGCCGGTCAGTCCCGCCCTGAGCTGGTTGACGTTCTGGGCTGGGGCCGAAAAATTATGCGCGGCATAGAAGTTGGTGTTCATCGGCAGATCCGCTTCGATCCGCTCGAGCCGCGTGACCACGCCGGTGAGCGGACTCACATGCTTGCGGAAACGGGCGACCGTGGTGCGCGACGCCACCGTTCGGTATCCGCCGCTGGTCATCACCAGTTTGTCGCCGGCGCCAAGCGCGATCGGCTCCGGCGCCCGACGCGGATCGAGCAGTTTCTTGCGGCCGCAGGTCGGACATTGCGGCCGGGCCGCCACGTAATGCTTGGCGATGGTCGAGCCCAACAAGTCGAGGCTGACGATGTGATCGCCCAATTCGGTCCGGAAGTCGGTAGCGACAGCCTTTGCGATCTCGATCGCGGCAAGCTGGATCGCACTTTGCCCGACCGCGTTGCGCGCCAGCGGCGAAGCGGCGACTGCGCGAGCCGGTCCGCGGTCGAGGAATCCCTTGACCTCGCGGTTGCGGATCATGCGATCGAAGAGGCAGGTCCAGCAGGCGCTTTCGCCTGGAGTGAACACGGGTCCGACCAGCGGGAAGGCGCCGGAGGGCTGCACCAGCAGCCAGCGCGAACCTTCCGTCACACGTTGCTGGTTCAACTCCGCCAGCCGCCGTTCGAGATAATCGTTCACCAGCGTGACCGTCAGGTCGGGAGAGCGCGTGACGATGCGAACGCCGAGTTCGCTCAGGGCGGCGGTGAGTTCGCGCCCACCCTTCACGTCAATCGCCTGAACGCGCACCCGGCAATTGTCGAGATTTTGCTCGGCCATTCCAGGCGGCAGGCCAAGGCTCGCCCAAAAGCCGGCGACGGGGGTGGCGGAGGCGGGCGATGCCGGGACGATGTAGCGGCGCTCCATCAGCCGCTTGAAGCCTTCCTCGATCTTGTTGGACGGAAAGCTCCTCTCGAGTTCGCCCGTGAGCTCGCGGAAACTTTTTCCGCCCTTGGCGATCGCGGAGGCGATGGCGCAATAGAGTTCGCCGTGCAGAAAGAATTTCCGGTCCTCGGAGTACAGGCATACGACGTCGGGCGGCAGTACATAGACAGTGAAATTCGGCGCGAATTGCGGAACGTTCTTGCCGGCCTGACGCGCAGAGGTTGTCTTGCGATTGGCTGTCATGAGGTTAGCACGCGCACCCTGTCGATGACCGCGGTTCGCCGGCGCAAGGCGCATTGTTGGACCACTGCAATTCCCTCGTCCAGCTCACGCGCTGGCAAGTCTCGATGATATGGCAGACCCGTCCAGCCGTCACCTGCGGGCTTACGCAGCTGCGAAGCACTTGCGACAAACATCAATAGGCCGGGCCGATTGTATCGGACCCGGCCATGACGACCTCTGATTGTCAATGTAGTCGAAGCGTGATCCGCCTTAGCACCAGCGGCAAGCTCCCCAGGATGCGCAGCAGCCACCAACAGCGCAGCCTCCGCAGCCGACGCCGCATCGGCAACCCCGGCAGGCTCTGCAGCCCCCGCACCCGCGGCACCCGCGGCACCCGCCGCAGCCGCGCCAGGCTACTTGTACGCCGCTTTTGGCCGCCTCGTTGTTTTCCTTGTCGAACACGTAGAACGTCGCCAGGCTGACATCGGCGATTTCCTCTTCACCGAGCGTGATCGCCTGACCCGGTGCAAGGTTCGGGGTCCGCGGCTGATCCTGGTTTGGCGCGACCGCTGCGGATGCACCCCCCACTAGTGAAAAAGTCAATCCGGCGGCGCCCAACACCGGTACGGTTTTCGTCACACGCTTGCGTTTCGAAGCTTGCTTCACCCGTGGCATACTTGCATTCCTCCATACCTTGTCGCGATGTTCAGAGTCCCGCGCCGAAACTCTACGCTGCGTGGATGCGCCACGCAAGACTGGTTGCGCATGCCCACGTTGACGTGACGGTGAGCGCATCGAATTGTCATGTTGATGAACGATTTGTTCATGAATGTGGAACGTCGCTACAGAATCACAGGACGCATCGTCTGTTAAACAACTCAAATTGTATCGATGCCGCCAAGCCTGGTCGCTGGAAAATGGACGTGTCCGTGCTTGCAAATAAAAGCCAACCCGACTCAATGCTGCGCTGCGATTGTCTGTTGGCTTGAGTGGAGAAACCGACATGGTCCGTCGTCCCGGAGGATTTGCCTGGTACGAACTGATGACGACCGACGTGGCCGCCGCCCGGGCGTTCTACAGCAGCGTCGTGGGTTGGGACACGCGCGACGCGTCGACAACGGAACTGACCTACACCGTGTTCATCGCTGGAAATGATCCAGTCAGCGCGCTCATGGCCCTGCCGGAGGAGGCAACCCGAATGGGCGCGACGCCGAGGTGGATGGGGTATGTCGACGTCGACAATGCGGACGCGACCGCGGAGCGGATCAAACGTCTTGGCGGCGCCGTCCATGTTCCGCCGACCGACAGCAATATCGGCCGTATTTCAGTCGTGGCCGACCCTCAGACGGCGGTCCTGGGGCTGGTCGAGGGGCTGAAAACCGATTCATCGCAGGCCGGCGGGCTCGACCAGCCGGGCCACGTCGGCTGGCACGAATTGCTCGCCGCAGATTGGGCAAAGGCATTTGGATGCTACGCCGATCTGTTCGGCTGGCAGAAGGTGGACACCGAAAGTGGTCCGCTCGATGCCTATCAGCTGTTCTCGGCTGGCGGGCAGACTATCGGCGGCATCTTCACCAAGCGTCCGGTCGAGCCGATCCCATACTGGCTATTTTATTTTAACGTGGGCGACATCGACGCGGTCACGGAACGCGTAAGGCGCGGCGGCGGCCAGGTGTTCGAAGGACCGTTCGCCGTGCCGGAAGGCAGCTGGATCGTTCGGTGCATCGACCCTCAGGGCGCCGTCTTCGCGCTGCAGGGAAAACGCAGCCGGGACGCGATCGCAAAAGACGCGGCCCCGGAAGTGGGCTGGTCAGCCGAATGGAACGGGATTTCATCGCGAGGCAAATTGACCACCGAGCCGCGCAAGTAAGGGACGATGGTCCTTGCACCGGGAGCGCCGATGCGAAAGCAACACAGCTACGTTCTCGGCCTCAATACCTACGATCATGATGTGAGCGCCTGCCTGCTGCGCGACGGTGCCATCGCATTCGCGATCGCTTGACGTGTGGACCAACGGGAAATCCTGATGCCTTCCGGCCGGAACTAGCCGGCCTTGGCCGGCGCGACCTTGAGCGGTTTGTCCTGCCGCTTCGACCAGGAGATGTAGTAGGCGACGATGGTCATGATGGCGATGCCGGTAATGCTGACGAAAACCTGCGCGAACAGCGAGCCCGAACTCATCATCAGTTCGAAATGCCCGACAAAGGACAGGAACACACCGACGCAGAACACCGCCAGCGACTGCTGGCCGCAGACGATCACAGGATCGAACACCCGCCATTCCAGCCCGGGCCAGTCCTTGGGCACGAAGCGGATCACCATGATCACGATCACCGCGAAATGGATGAAGCGATAGGGCGCAAGGTTGGTCTTGTCGTTGGGGTTGAAGGCCGAATACAGCCAGTCCGGGAACATCGCTCCGAAATCCGGGAATTTGCCGGCCATGGTCATCACCAGCCCGAAGATGAGATAGGCGATGCAAAAATAGAGGGTGAGGGGCGCATTGATGAACGACGTCGCCTTGCGGGCGCCGCCGAGCGCGCACCACGAGCCGAACACGAACAGCACCTGCCAGCAGAACGGGTTGAAGTACCAGGTCCCGGCGGGATAGGCGGTGAGATTCCAGCCGAAATGCCGGGCGGCGAGCCACAGCAGGATGGAGGCCAGCATGGTCCAATTGGGCTGCCGCAGCATGATCCACAGGATCGGCGGGAACAGGCCCATCAGGACGATATAGAGCGGAAGCACGTCGAGGTTGACCGGCTTGAACCGGAGGATCAGGCCCTGGCGCAGCGTCTCGGTGGCATGGTCGACTAGGCCCGCGACATTGAACTCGTTGATGATCTCGGAATCGCCGAACCGCAGCGCCAGATAGCTGATCGAGGCGATGTAGATCACGAACAGGATGATATGGGCGACATAGAGCTGCCAGACCCGCTTGGTCAGGCGGGTGGCGCCGACGATGAAGCCGCGATCGAGCATCATCCGCGCGTAGACGAAGGAGGCGGTGTATCCGGAGATGAAGACGAACAGGTCGGCGGCGTCGCTGAAGCCGTAATTCCGCGTGGTGATCCAGTTCACCACATTGTCGGGGATGTGGTCGAGGAAAATCGCCCAGTTCGCGACCCCGCGAAACAGGTCGAGCCTGAGATCGCGGCCTTTTTCGGGGAGGGTTGCGTTGATTTTCATGGGCGCCGTTTCGAACTGATACTTTCGAGAGGATCGGGCGGCAGGACAGGGGTGTCAGCCGCGCATGCGGCAAAGATTGTCACACCCCAGCATAATGACTATACCCGTTGTGGAAAAGGCAACATCCAGGGGTGGGAATCACCGATCAAAATCCTCAAAGGTGTTTCTATACTATCCCGGCCGTTTCCACCACGCGCTTTCATGCCGCAAATCTCACGGGGCCCGATCATCCATGACCGCACGCATCTTTAAGCCCGCCAAAAACGCGATGCAATCGGGGACCGCCAAGACCAGGGAATGGCAGCTCGATTACGAGCCCGAGCAGCCCCGCGCGATCGAGCCCCTGATGGGCTGGACCTCCTCGGCCGACATGAAGCAGCAGCTCACCATCCGCTTCCATACCAAGGAGGAGGCGGTGGCCTATTGCGAACGCAAGGGTATTGCCTACCAGGTGATCGAGCCCAAGGAGCCGGCCCGCCGGCAGGCCGCCTATGCCGACAATTTTGCCTTCCGGCGCGCCGAACCCTGGACCCATTAGGCTGACGATCCCGAAAGCCCTCCCGATCCCCCGGGACCGAGAGTTATGGGTTGTCCAAGTTCTTTGTTGCCCAAGCCGGCGGCGCAATGACACCATGGCGCCTGCCCCGATGCGCAAATTGCGGCGCACCATAAACTGCAGAAGGCCATGCCGCTTCATTCCACGATCGACCCCACATCGTCCGATTTTGCCCGCAACGCGGAAGCCATGCGCGCGCTGGTCGCGGAACTCCGGCAAAAACTCGACCAAGTTGCCGGCGGCGGTGGCGAGGCCTCCCGCGTCAGGCATACGTCCCGCGGCAAGATGCTGGCGCGCCAGCGCGTCGATCTCCTGATCGATCCGGGAACGGCGTTTCTCGAGCTGTCGCCGCTGGCGGCCAACGACCTCTATGGCGGCGACGTCCACTCGGCCAGCGTCATCACCGGGGTGGGACGGATCTCGGGCCGCGAATGCGTGATCGTCGCCAACGATGCGACGATCAAGGGCGGCACCTACTATCCGATGACCGTGAAAAAGCATCTTCGCGCCCAGGACATCGCGCGGCAGAACAATCTGCCCTGCGTCTACATGGTGGATTCCGGCGGCGCCTTCCTGCCACAGCAGGACGAGATTTTCCCGGATGAACGGCATTTCGGCCGCATCTTCTACAATCAGGCGCAGATGTCGGGGCAAGGCATTCCGCAGATTGCCATTGTGATGGGTTCCTGCACCGCGGGCGGGGCCTATGTTCCAGCGATGTCGGACGAGAGCATCATCGTGCGCAACCAGGGCACGATTTTTCTCGGCGGACCGCCGCTGGTGAAGGCGGCGACCGGGGAAGTGGTGACGGCCGAGGAACTCGGCGGCGCCGACGTGCACTCCCGGCAATCCGGCGTCACCGACCACTACGCCCAGAACGACAGCCATGCGATCGGCATCGCGCGGCGCATCATCGCTACCCTGAAGCCGCCCACCCGCGTCGCCCTGAACATGCGCGCGCCGCGCGAGCCGCTGTTTGCGCCGGAGGAAATTTACGGCGTGGTCTCCGCCGACGGCCGCAAGCCGTTCGACGTCCATGACATCATTGCGCGCCTGGTCGACGGCTCCGAATTCGACGAATTCAAGAAGCTGTACGGCCAGACCCTGATCTGCGGTTTTGCGCATCTCTGGGGTTTTCCGGTCGGCATCATCGCCAATAACGGCATCCTGTTCAGCGAGAGCTCGCTGAAGGGCGCGCATTTCATCGAGCTGTGCTGCCAGCGCCAGATCCCGCTGGTGTTCCTGCAGAACATCACGGGCTTCATGGTCGGCAAGAAATACGAGGCCGGCGGCATCGCGCGCGACGGCGCCAAGCTGGTGACGGCGGTGGCGACCGCGAGCGTGCCCAAGTTCACTGTCGTGATCGGCGGCTCCTACGGCGCCGGCAATTACGGCATGTGCGGGCGCGCCTACAGCCCGCGTTTCCTCTGGATGTGGCCGAATGCCCGGATCTCCGTGATGGGCGGCGAACAGGCCTCGATGGTGCTGAGCCAGGTCCGCCGCGACAACATCGAGGCCAGAGGCGAGACCTGGTCGGCGGAAGAGGAAGAGAAGTTCCGCAGCCCCATTCGCGCCCAGTATGAGAGCCAGGGCAGCCCCTATTATGCCACCGCGCGGTTGTGGGACGACGGCGTGATCGATCCCGCCGATACGCGGCTGGTGCTTGGCCTCGGACTGTCGGCGGCGTCGAACGCGCCGATCGAGCCGACCAAATTCGGCCTGTTCAGGATGTGACGATGCAACGCGCAAAGCTTTATCGGCGGTTTCGTACCCTCCTGATCGCCAACCGCGGTGAGATCGCCTGCCGTGTCATTCGCAGCGCGCGTGCGATGGGCCTGCGCACGGTCGCGGTCTATTCCGAAGCCGACCGCGACGCCATGCACGTCGCCATGGCCGATGAGGCGGTGCTGCTCGGCCCTGCGCGGGCGCGCGACAGCTATCTCAATATCGAGCGCGTGATCGAGGCGGCGAAAAAGAGCGGCGCCGAAGCCGTGCATCCCGGCTACGGCTTTTTGTCGGAGAATGCCGAATTCGCGCAGGCCTGCCTCGATGCGGGGCTGGTCTTCGTCGGCCCGACCGCGGCCATGATGACGGCGATGGGATCGAAATCGGGTTCGAAATTCCTGATGGAGCAGGCCGGGGTGCCACTGGTGCCCGGCTATCACGGCGAGGCCCAGGACGAGGCGACACTTTCGGAAGCCGCCGACAAAATAGGGTTTCCCGTGCTGGTCAAGGCGTCAGCGGGCGGCGGCGGACGCGGCATGCGCATCGTGCGTTCGGACGCCGAACTTGCCGCCGCGATTACCAGCGCCAAGCGCGAGGCCAAGGCCGCCTTCGGCAACGATCGCATGCTGATCGAAAAATTCGTCCAGAATCCGCGCCACATCGAGGTGCAGGTGATCGGCGACAGCCACGGCAACCTGCTGTCGCTATTTGAGCGCGAATGCACCCTGCAGCGGCGGCATCAGAAGGTGATCGAGGAAGCGCCGTCGCCGACGCTTGACGCCACCCAGCGTGAAACGGTCTGCGCCGCCGCGCGCAAGGCGGCCGCCGCGGTCGACTATGTCGGCGCCGGCACCATCGAATTCGTTTCCGACGGCAAGGACGTGTTCTTCATCGAGATGAACACCCGCCTGCAGGTCGAGCATCCCGTGACCGAGCTGATCACGGGCATCGACCTCGTCGAATGGCAGTTGCGGGTCGCCTTCGGCGAAGCGCTGCCGCTCAAGCAGGATGAAATCAAACTAAACGGCCACGCCATCGAGGCGCGGGTCTATGCGGAAAATCCGCACAAGAATTTCATGCCTTCGGTAGGCCAGATCCGGACCTGGCGCATGCCGGAGGCCCTCGACGGCCTGCGCATCGATGCCGGCTACCGCGAGGGTGATGCGGTCTCGCCGCATTACGACGCGATGCTGGCCAAGGTGATCGCGTGGGCGCCAACTCGGAACGAAGCGATCGACCGGCTCAATCGCGGACTCGAGCAGGCCGACGTCCGCGGCATCGTCACCAACATTCCGTTCCTGTCGGCGCTGGTGACACACCGCGACGTGCGCGCCAACGCCATCGACACCGGCTTTATCGAACGCGAATTGACGAACCTGACGCCCGCACCTGCGGCGCCTCACGATCTCGAGCTCTGTGCCGCCGTGGCGGCTATCCTCGGAGAGGAAGCGAAGGCCGCGGGCGCGGAGGCTCTGTCACCGTGGCGAACGGCTGGCTGGATGCCGGTGGGCAGGCGGCAGCGGGGATTCACCTTCAGGGACAGGCAGGGCGCCGAACACCAGATAACCCTGACCTACGGCAATGGCCCCGCCACGCTCTCGATCGGCGAGCGCGAACTCGCCTTCGCATCTTCGGCTGGCACGGCCGGCGGTTTCGATCTCCGGGTCCACGGCATGAAATCCCATGTCGTCGCCGTGATCGAAGGCCATGAGCTTTATTTGCGGACCCGCAACGGCCGCTTCGATCTGCATTGGGTCGATCCGTTCGGCGGCGAGACCGAGGAACAGGTCGGCGAGGACAAGATCGTGGCGCCGCTGCCCGGTACCGTGGTGGCGCTGTTGGCGGAGGTCGGCGCCACCCTGGAGAAGGGCGCGCCAATTCTCACGCTGGAAGTGATGAAGATGGAGCAGACCCTGCGTGCGCCGTTCGCCGGCGTGCTGAAAGCGATAAAATGCAAGGTCGGTGACATCGTCGGCGAAGGCGTCGAACTCGCCGAGGTCGAGCCGGTAGCGGCGTGAGAACAGGCATGAGCGATTCCGTGCGCATCGTCGAGGTCGGCCCGCGCGACGGCCTGCAGAACGAAAAGACGCCGATCGGCGTCGCCGACCGCATTGCCTTCATCGAGCAGCTCATCGCCGCGGGACTCCACACCGTCGAGGTCGGTGCCTTCGTGTCGCCGAAGGCGATCCCGCAGATGGTGAATTCGGACCAGGTGCTGCGCGGTGTCGATCATCACCCCGACAGCGAATTCCACGTCCTCGTTCCCAACGAAAAGGGCTATGAGGCCGCGCGCGCCGCCGGCGCCAAAGTGATCGCGGTGTTCGCGTCGGCGTCCGAGGGATTTTCGCGCGCCAATATCAACTGCTCGGTTGCCGAATCCATCGAGCGGTTCAAGCCGGTCGTCGAGCGCGCCAGGGCCGACGGCGTCAACGTGCGCGGCTATATCTCCTGCGTGCTCGGCTGCCCCTTCGACGGCGAGGTGAAGCCGTCCGCTGTCGTGAATGTTGCGGACATGCTGTGGGAGCTCGGCTGCTACGAAATTTCGCTCGGCGACACCATCGGCGTCGGCACGCCGCTGAAAGCCAAGGCGCTGTTGCGCGCGGTGGCCGGCACCGTGCCGATCGCTGGTTTGGCGATGCATTTCCACGATACCTACGGCCAGGCGCTGGCCAATCTCTATGCCGGCATGGAGGAGGGCGTCCGCGTGATCGATTCCGCCGCCGGCGGTCTCGGCGGCTGCCCCTACGCGCCCGGCGCCACCGGCAATGTCGCGACCGAGGACGTCGTCTACATGCTCGAGGGCATGGGCATCGCGACCGGGGTCGACATGGCAAAACTGGTGGCGGCGACCAACGCGGTGAGCAAGTTAATCGGGCGCGCGCCGGTGAGCCGTGTGGCAACCGCGTTGAACGCGAAGAGGCGAGTGGCGAACTAAAGATCCGCCGTCATTGCGAGCGAAGCGAAGCAATCCATAAGGCCAAAAAGAAAACTGGATTGCTTCGTCGCTAACGCTCCTCGCAATGACGAGGATGAGCTGCCTGCTCAGCGTCCCCCGTCCGGCCCCAT
This genomic window contains:
- a CDS encoding carboxyl transferase domain-containing protein; protein product: MPLHSTIDPTSSDFARNAEAMRALVAELRQKLDQVAGGGGEASRVRHTSRGKMLARQRVDLLIDPGTAFLELSPLAANDLYGGDVHSASVITGVGRISGRECVIVANDATIKGGTYYPMTVKKHLRAQDIARQNNLPCVYMVDSGGAFLPQQDEIFPDERHFGRIFYNQAQMSGQGIPQIAIVMGSCTAGGAYVPAMSDESIIVRNQGTIFLGGPPLVKAATGEVVTAEELGGADVHSRQSGVTDHYAQNDSHAIGIARRIIATLKPPTRVALNMRAPREPLFAPEEIYGVVSADGRKPFDVHDIIARLVDGSEFDEFKKLYGQTLICGFAHLWGFPVGIIANNGILFSESSLKGAHFIELCCQRQIPLVFLQNITGFMVGKKYEAGGIARDGAKLVTAVATASVPKFTVVIGGSYGAGNYGMCGRAYSPRFLWMWPNARISVMGGEQASMVLSQVRRDNIEARGETWSAEEEEKFRSPIRAQYESQGSPYYATARLWDDGVIDPADTRLVLGLGLSAASNAPIEPTKFGLFRM
- a CDS encoding acetyl/propionyl/methylcrotonyl-CoA carboxylase subunit alpha produces the protein MQRAKLYRRFRTLLIANRGEIACRVIRSARAMGLRTVAVYSEADRDAMHVAMADEAVLLGPARARDSYLNIERVIEAAKKSGAEAVHPGYGFLSENAEFAQACLDAGLVFVGPTAAMMTAMGSKSGSKFLMEQAGVPLVPGYHGEAQDEATLSEAADKIGFPVLVKASAGGGGRGMRIVRSDAELAAAITSAKREAKAAFGNDRMLIEKFVQNPRHIEVQVIGDSHGNLLSLFERECTLQRRHQKVIEEAPSPTLDATQRETVCAAARKAAAAVDYVGAGTIEFVSDGKDVFFIEMNTRLQVEHPVTELITGIDLVEWQLRVAFGEALPLKQDEIKLNGHAIEARVYAENPHKNFMPSVGQIRTWRMPEALDGLRIDAGYREGDAVSPHYDAMLAKVIAWAPTRNEAIDRLNRGLEQADVRGIVTNIPFLSALVTHRDVRANAIDTGFIERELTNLTPAPAAPHDLELCAAVAAILGEEAKAAGAEALSPWRTAGWMPVGRRQRGFTFRDRQGAEHQITLTYGNGPATLSIGERELAFASSAGTAGGFDLRVHGMKSHVVAVIEGHELYLRTRNGRFDLHWVDPFGGETEEQVGEDKIVAPLPGTVVALLAEVGATLEKGAPILTLEVMKMEQTLRAPFAGVLKAIKCKVGDIVGEGVELAEVEPVAA
- a CDS encoding hydroxymethylglutaryl-CoA lyase → MSDSVRIVEVGPRDGLQNEKTPIGVADRIAFIEQLIAAGLHTVEVGAFVSPKAIPQMVNSDQVLRGVDHHPDSEFHVLVPNEKGYEAARAAGAKVIAVFASASEGFSRANINCSVAESIERFKPVVERARADGVNVRGYISCVLGCPFDGEVKPSAVVNVADMLWELGCYEISLGDTIGVGTPLKAKALLRAVAGTVPIAGLAMHFHDTYGQALANLYAGMEEGVRVIDSAAGGLGGCPYAPGATGNVATEDVVYMLEGMGIATGVDMAKLVAATNAVSKLIGRAPVSRVATALNAKRRVAN